The following coding sequences lie in one Methanothermobacter sp. MT-2 genomic window:
- a CDS encoding dihydroorotase, protein MLDLVIENCRINQDIMNIGIKDGKIATISKSSLKADKTINIKGKIILPGLIDAHVHFREPGYEYKEDFKSGSMAAAHGGFTTILDMPNTKPETNTSREFKKKIKKASKKSITDFGLHAGINNLKEIEKIIPLKPASFKIFTEKTKNHKILKVFQTLKDSSIPVTFHCEDPQIIKHYKKQLKNETKPEIYSQARPSIAEEVATANAIAFSQHYKHPIHICHISSKKTLQLIKSTKAPVTCEITPHHLLLRTEDLKRLGAIAKTNPPLRSPQEALTSNDLEMIDIIATDHAPHTLQEKKGNIWDASPGIPNLEVTLKLLLTLNAKKRLNMSKIKKMLSEKPAKIFGLENKGRIKVGMDADLVIIDPKKTGKIKSDEFYSKAHYTPFEGMEYIGEPVMTILRGKLIMKDGEIFENKGIHIKSEYPIKI, encoded by the coding sequence ATGTTAGATTTAGTAATTGAAAATTGCAGGATAAACCAGGATATAATGAATATTGGTATCAAGGATGGTAAAATAGCCACTATTAGCAAATCCTCCCTTAAAGCCGATAAAACCATCAACATAAAAGGTAAAATCATATTACCGGGGCTTATAGATGCTCATGTCCACTTCCGCGAACCAGGCTATGAATACAAAGAAGATTTCAAGTCAGGTTCCATGGCAGCAGCACATGGCGGCTTCACAACAATACTAGACATGCCAAACACAAAACCAGAAACAAACACAAGCCGAGAATTCAAAAAGAAAATCAAAAAAGCATCAAAAAAAAGCATAACAGACTTCGGATTACACGCAGGCATAAACAACCTGAAAGAAATAGAAAAGATAATACCACTAAAACCAGCATCATTCAAAATATTCACAGAAAAAACAAAAAACCACAAAATATTAAAGGTATTCCAAACCCTAAAAGACTCCTCAATTCCGGTCACGTTCCACTGCGAAGACCCACAAATAATAAAACACTACAAAAAACAACTAAAAAACGAAACCAAACCAGAAATCTACTCCCAGGCCAGGCCAAGTATAGCAGAAGAAGTCGCCACGGCAAATGCAATAGCATTCTCCCAACATTATAAACATCCAATCCACATATGCCATATAAGCTCAAAAAAAACGCTCCAACTCATAAAATCAACCAAAGCCCCTGTAACATGTGAAATAACACCACACCACCTACTACTCAGAACAGAAGACCTGAAAAGATTAGGGGCCATTGCAAAAACCAACCCCCCACTCAGATCTCCACAAGAGGCCCTAACCTCAAATGATCTTGAAATGATAGATATAATAGCCACTGACCACGCGCCACACACACTCCAAGAAAAAAAGGGAAACATCTGGGACGCTTCACCAGGCATACCAAACTTGGAAGTAACCTTAAAATTACTTCTCACATTAAATGCGAAAAAACGCCTTAACATGTCCAAGATCAAAAAGATGCTCTCAGAAAAACCGGCTAAGATATTCGGACTCGAAAATAAAGGCCGGATAAAAGTTGGGATGGACGCAGACCTCGTTATAATAGACCCTAAGAAAACTGGTAAGATAAAATCCGATGAATTTTATAGTAAGGCTCATTACACTCCATTCGAAGGCATGGAATACATTGGAGAACCTGTAATGACAATACTCCGCGGAAAACTGATAATGAAAGACGGTGAAATATTCGAAAACAAGGGCATACACATAAAAAGCGAATATCCCATAAAAATCTGA
- a CDS encoding F420-non-reducing hydrogenase, subunit B, polyferredoxin has protein sequence MIIVNKEDCIRCGACEGTCPSEAIEVTSEDVIYCDLCDGEPKCVEVCPNGALSVGDITIEDDGEVTQSRIVYNPEKCQQCGDCVEICPPQILKLEEGKVQKVPLKGFCVMCQKCVDICPVGVIGIEGVKEPEKVELEITEPIFIIDCVGCGTCVDECPVEAITLDEIGGTIEIDEDLCIKCGVCSQTCPWNAVYISGRKPEKRTKEIKKFELDEETCIGCNTCVEACPGNFIEAKASSLSVELPEICAACGLCEELCPVDAITLDVEWGPAKPTTEEGVVWDEEKCRLDGACAKKCPNEAIRVVTENGFQIPGKIKVDEEPSYNMCTRCGACTVVCPNGALILDEIEKEIDGETVKRNRIVYNPTKCQQCGTCIEACPYDMLKLTEEKVPLKGFCILCDQCIDVCPNKALSLK, from the coding sequence ATGATAATAGTAAATAAAGAGGACTGTATACGTTGCGGGGCATGTGAAGGGACATGTCCCAGTGAGGCCATCGAAGTCACGTCAGAGGATGTGATCTACTGTGACCTTTGTGATGGCGAGCCTAAATGTGTTGAAGTATGTCCAAATGGAGCGTTAAGTGTTGGGGATATCACAATCGAAGATGATGGGGAAGTTACACAATCTAGGATAGTCTATAATCCTGAAAAATGTCAGCAGTGCGGTGATTGCGTTGAGATCTGCCCTCCACAGATACTTAAATTAGAGGAGGGTAAAGTCCAGAAGGTTCCATTAAAGGGTTTCTGTGTCATGTGCCAGAAATGTGTGGACATCTGCCCAGTAGGAGTCATTGGAATCGAGGGCGTTAAAGAACCAGAGAAGGTTGAACTAGAAATAACAGAGCCAATATTCATTATAGATTGTGTAGGTTGCGGTACATGTGTCGATGAATGTCCAGTGGAGGCCATAACACTTGATGAGATAGGGGGTACAATTGAAATAGATGAGGATCTTTGTATCAAGTGTGGTGTATGTTCCCAGACATGTCCATGGAATGCAGTTTACATATCAGGCAGAAAACCAGAAAAGAGAACTAAGGAAATCAAGAAATTCGAATTAGATGAGGAAACATGCATAGGCTGCAATACTTGTGTAGAGGCATGTCCAGGCAATTTCATAGAAGCAAAAGCATCTAGTTTATCAGTTGAGTTGCCAGAGATCTGTGCAGCTTGCGGATTATGCGAAGAATTGTGTCCAGTGGATGCCATAACATTAGATGTTGAATGGGGACCTGCTAAACCCACAACAGAGGAAGGCGTTGTATGGGATGAGGAAAAATGCAGACTAGACGGTGCCTGCGCCAAGAAATGTCCTAATGAGGCTATAAGAGTCGTTACAGAGAACGGTTTCCAAATCCCAGGGAAGATAAAGGTGGATGAGGAGCCTTCATATAACATGTGCACACGATGCGGCGCATGTACAGTGGTCTGTCCAAATGGAGCATTGATCCTTGATGAAATAGAAAAGGAGATCGATGGCGAAACTGTTAAGAGGAATAGGATAGTGTATAATCCAACTAAATGTCAGCAGTGCGGCACTTGTATAGAGGCATGCCCATATGACATGCTCAAACTCACAGAAGAGAAGGTGCCACTTAAGGGATTCTGCATACTCTGTGACCAGTGTATCGATGTCTGCCCAAACAAGGCACTATCCCTAAAATAA
- a CDS encoding F420-non-reducing hydrogenase, subunit A produces MVKVTMEPVTRIEGHAKITVHLDEAGNVEDTRLHVMEFRGFEKFLQGRPIEEAPRIVPRICGICDVQHHLASAKAVDACFGFEPEDIPEAAYKMREIMNWGSYMHSHALHFYFLAAPDFIAGKDRATRNVFQIVKDSPDLALKAIELRKNALDLVTATGARPIHPTTSTPGGITTELDDETQKDLLEKAKRNVELAEETIEIAVPIFEENIDLVNSLGVIETYHTGLVKNGVWDVYDGMVRIKDKEGNIFREFKPADYADTMAEHVKPYSWLKFPYIKDLGYPDGVYRVAPLSRLNVADKMPDAAPKAQEYFKEFRDQFGYAQQTLLFHWARLIELLACAECAVDALEGDLSGEKIPGELERQEGDGVGIVEAPRGTLTHHYTCDENGLITRANIIVATIQNNPAMEMGIQKVAEDYIKPGVELDDKIFNLMEMVIRAYDPCLSCATHTIDSQMRLATLEIYDSEGNLVKKF; encoded by the coding sequence ATGGTTAAAGTTACAATGGAACCTGTAACACGTATTGAAGGTCACGCCAAGATCACCGTGCACCTCGACGAAGCAGGTAATGTTGAAGATACAAGATTACATGTCATGGAATTCCGTGGATTTGAAAAATTCTTACAAGGAAGACCTATCGAGGAAGCACCACGTATAGTGCCAAGAATCTGTGGTATATGTGACGTGCAACACCACCTCGCCAGTGCAAAGGCAGTTGACGCATGCTTCGGATTCGAACCAGAGGACATACCAGAAGCAGCATACAAGATGAGGGAGATAATGAACTGGGGCTCATACATGCACTCACACGCACTACACTTCTACTTCCTCGCAGCCCCAGACTTCATAGCAGGAAAAGACAGAGCAACAAGGAACGTCTTCCAGATAGTGAAAGATTCACCAGACCTTGCATTAAAAGCAATAGAACTCCGTAAAAACGCCCTAGACCTCGTAACAGCCACTGGCGCAAGGCCAATACACCCAACAACATCCACACCAGGGGGTATAACAACAGAACTCGACGATGAAACACAAAAAGACCTTCTAGAAAAAGCTAAAAGGAATGTTGAACTTGCAGAGGAAACAATAGAAATTGCAGTGCCCATCTTTGAGGAGAACATAGACCTTGTAAACTCATTAGGTGTTATTGAAACATACCACACCGGCTTAGTAAAGAATGGTGTGTGGGATGTCTATGATGGTATGGTAAGGATCAAAGACAAGGAGGGTAACATCTTCAGGGAATTCAAACCAGCAGATTATGCTGATACAATGGCAGAACATGTTAAACCATACTCATGGCTCAAATTCCCCTACATAAAAGACCTGGGCTATCCAGATGGTGTATATAGGGTTGCTCCACTTTCAAGGTTAAATGTTGCAGATAAAATGCCAGACGCCGCTCCAAAAGCGCAAGAATACTTCAAAGAATTCAGGGACCAGTTTGGATATGCACAACAGACACTATTATTCCACTGGGCAAGACTCATAGAATTGCTAGCATGTGCAGAATGTGCAGTCGACGCCCTAGAAGGAGACTTATCAGGAGAAAAAATACCAGGAGAACTAGAAAGACAAGAAGGTGATGGTGTAGGTATAGTGGAAGCGCCAAGGGGGACATTAACACACCACTACACATGTGACGAGAACGGACTAATAACAAGAGCCAACATTATCGTTGCCACAATACAAAACAACCCAGCCATGGAAATGGGTATACAGAAGGTTGCAGAGGATTATATAAAACCAGGCGTCGAGTTAGATGATAAAATCTTCAACCTAATGGAGATGGTTATCAGAGCCTACGACCCATGCTTATCATGTGCAACCCATACAATAGACAGCCAAATGAGGCTCGCCACCCTAGAAATCTATGACAGCGAAGGTAACCTAGTGAAAAAATTCTGA
- a CDS encoding F420-non-reducing hydrogenase, subunit G: MAEKAQIGTMWLGGCSGCHLSIVDFHEQILDLLELAEIKFSPVLMDIKYDEIPEKLDVVIIEGGIVNDENREFAEILRERADFVISYGTCAVYGGIPGLRNLWPKEEVIEEAYINSVSTPNPDKVIPSEEVPHLEERVRPLSEVIDVDLAVPGCPPRSDVVAEAVIALLKGEEVELPNTNLCEVCPREKPPEGLAMDFIKRQFEVGKPEEDLCLIPQGLVCMGPATVSVCGAQCPSNAVQCRGCYGPTTRVIDQGAKMISAIASDFGVERDKKVDPEEVAEQLDDIVGTFYTYTLPAALIPMKIQKEGK; encoded by the coding sequence ATGGCTGAAAAGGCACAGATAGGGACAATGTGGCTTGGAGGATGCTCCGGATGCCACCTGTCAATAGTAGACTTCCATGAACAGATTCTAGATTTATTAGAATTGGCAGAAATTAAATTCAGCCCGGTCCTAATGGACATAAAATATGATGAAATCCCAGAAAAACTTGATGTCGTAATAATAGAAGGCGGGATAGTGAACGACGAAAACAGAGAATTCGCCGAAATACTAAGAGAAAGAGCAGACTTCGTCATATCATATGGTACATGCGCCGTCTACGGAGGCATACCAGGCCTCAGAAACCTCTGGCCAAAAGAGGAAGTCATAGAAGAAGCATACATAAACTCAGTGAGCACACCAAACCCAGACAAGGTAATACCATCAGAGGAAGTACCACACCTCGAAGAAAGAGTAAGACCACTCTCAGAGGTAATAGACGTGGACCTTGCAGTCCCAGGATGCCCACCAAGATCAGACGTGGTCGCAGAGGCCGTCATCGCATTACTAAAAGGAGAAGAAGTCGAACTACCAAACACAAACTTGTGCGAGGTATGCCCAAGAGAAAAACCACCAGAAGGACTTGCAATGGACTTCATAAAGAGACAATTCGAGGTAGGGAAACCAGAAGAAGACCTATGCCTCATACCCCAAGGCCTAGTATGCATGGGCCCAGCAACAGTCTCAGTCTGTGGTGCTCAATGTCCAAGCAACGCAGTACAATGCAGAGGATGCTACGGGCCAACAACCCGTGTAATAGACCAGGGAGCTAAAATGATAAGTGCCATAGCATCCGACTTCGGAGTTGAAAGGGATAAAAAGGTAGACCCAGAAGAAGTTGCAGAGCAATTAGATGATATAGTCGGGACATTCTATACTTACACGCTCCCAGCCGCCCTTATACCCATGAAAATCCAGAAGGAGGGGAAATAA
- a CDS encoding F420-non-reducing hydrogenase, subunit D, which translates to MAEEDIKIVMFCCNWCSYGGADTAGTARMQYPPNVRVIRVMCSGRVEPQFILKAFREGADGVVVAGCHFGDCHYDAGNYKMARRMELVYRLIEELGIGKERLYHDYISASEGEKFAETVKMMVDRIKALGPSPIKEQLAET; encoded by the coding sequence ATGGCTGAGGAGGATATAAAGATCGTTATGTTCTGTTGCAACTGGTGTTCCTATGGTGGAGCTGACACAGCAGGAACCGCAAGAATGCAATATCCACCAAACGTCCGCGTAATCAGGGTTATGTGCTCTGGAAGAGTCGAACCACAATTCATACTCAAAGCATTCAGAGAAGGCGCAGACGGTGTCGTGGTAGCTGGCTGTCACTTCGGGGACTGCCACTATGACGCAGGAAACTATAAGATGGCAAGAAGGATGGAATTAGTCTACAGACTAATAGAAGAACTTGGAATAGGCAAAGAGAGACTATACCATGATTACATATCAGCCTCAGAAGGTGAAAAATTCGCCGAGACAGTGAAAATGATGGTCGACAGAATAAAAGCTCTCGGACCATCACCCATAAAAGAACAACTAGCCGAAACCTAA
- a CDS encoding H2-forming N5,N10-methylenetetrahydromethanopterin dehydrogenase yields the protein MKIAILGAGCYRTHAATGITNFARACEVAEEVGKPEIAMTHSTITMAAELKELADINDIIVSDPVFDKQFAVIDDFDYEEVIEAHKEDPEKIMPKIREKVNEVAKDIPKPPEGAIHFTHPEDLGLEVTTDDREAVADADWIMTWLPKGDIQPNIIEKFIDDIKKGAIVTHACTIPTTKFYEIFAERHGDLATSPETLNISSYHPGAVPEMKGQVYIAEGYASEEAINKLLELGEKARSKAYKLPAELLGPVCDMCSALTAVTYAGILTYRDAVTKNLGAPAGFAQMMASEALEQLTGLMEKVGIDKLEDHLDPGTLLGTADSMNFGALAEILPATFQVLEKRKK from the coding sequence ATGAAAATTGCAATATTAGGTGCTGGTTGTTATAGGACACATGCCGCAACTGGCATAACAAACTTCGCAAGGGCATGTGAAGTTGCAGAGGAAGTTGGCAAACCAGAAATAGCCATGACACACTCAACCATAACAATGGCAGCCGAACTAAAAGAACTAGCAGACATAAATGATATCATAGTCTCAGACCCAGTATTTGACAAACAATTCGCAGTGATAGACGACTTCGATTATGAAGAAGTTATAGAAGCCCATAAAGAAGACCCAGAGAAGATAATGCCAAAAATCAGAGAAAAAGTAAATGAGGTTGCCAAGGACATTCCAAAACCACCAGAAGGCGCCATACACTTCACGCACCCAGAAGACCTAGGATTAGAAGTTACAACAGATGACAGGGAAGCAGTGGCCGACGCCGACTGGATTATGACCTGGCTGCCAAAAGGTGACATCCAACCAAACATCATAGAAAAATTCATAGATGACATAAAAAAAGGTGCCATTGTAACCCACGCTTGCACAATACCCACAACAAAATTCTATGAAATATTCGCAGAAAGACATGGAGATCTCGCCACATCACCAGAAACCCTCAACATATCATCATACCACCCAGGTGCAGTGCCAGAAATGAAAGGACAAGTCTACATAGCAGAAGGATACGCCTCCGAAGAAGCCATAAATAAACTCCTAGAATTGGGTGAAAAAGCAAGGAGTAAAGCCTACAAACTACCAGCAGAACTACTAGGCCCAGTATGTGACATGTGCTCAGCCCTCACAGCAGTAACATATGCTGGTATACTCACCTATAGAGATGCCGTCACAAAAAATCTTGGCGCCCCAGCAGGATTCGCACAGATGATGGCCAGCGAAGCCCTCGAACAATTAACCGGATTAATGGAAAAGGTCGGAATAGACAAACTAGAAGACCACCTAGACCCTGGAACACTACTCGGAACAGCAGACTCCATGAATTTCGGTGCCTTGGCAGAAATACTCCCAGCAACATTCCAAGTCCTTGAAAAAAGGAAAAAATAG
- a CDS encoding radical SAM domain-containing protein: protein MMDRILKKAENMKQLKDDEILRLFKIKNMEDFKRLMDIACQLRKEKPIKLTSTIHLTNECKITPKCKYCGFAAGTSPEGYYKGFSRKDEEILEAAKKIEKAGIPRVSCSAAHGHNGKHATRAAQIVKENTNLELLINVGSDLKRKNIKKLSKYKTDTICCNLETINKKLFHQLKPGETLKQRIKVCQLVCEEEIELSSGLLIGIGESYKDRIKHLKFLKRFDKLAEIPIMGFNPYKGTPMENHPPCPLEDQMKTIAITRILYPNLRITVPAPTIGPENVKYSLMAGADNIATIIPEEYPLKVKGVGSPQVGNLNKILKIMKEMGLKAEYKKQALPIPW, encoded by the coding sequence TTGATGGACAGGATCCTAAAAAAAGCAGAAAACATGAAGCAACTAAAGGATGATGAAATACTCCGATTATTCAAAATCAAAAACATGGAAGACTTCAAGAGACTAATGGATATCGCATGCCAACTGAGAAAAGAAAAACCTATAAAACTCACATCAACCATCCACCTAACAAATGAATGTAAAATAACACCAAAATGTAAATATTGCGGATTCGCAGCCGGAACATCACCCGAAGGATACTACAAAGGATTCTCCCGAAAAGACGAAGAAATATTGGAAGCAGCCAAAAAAATAGAAAAAGCAGGAATCCCAAGGGTAAGTTGCTCAGCAGCCCATGGACACAACGGCAAACATGCCACCAGAGCAGCCCAGATAGTTAAAGAAAACACCAACCTCGAATTACTCATAAACGTGGGATCAGATCTCAAAAGAAAAAACATAAAAAAACTCTCAAAATATAAAACAGACACCATCTGCTGCAACCTAGAAACAATAAACAAAAAACTCTTCCACCAACTCAAACCAGGAGAAACACTAAAACAACGCATAAAAGTATGCCAACTAGTATGCGAAGAAGAAATAGAACTATCATCCGGACTCCTAATAGGAATAGGAGAATCATACAAAGACAGAATAAAACATCTAAAATTCCTTAAAAGATTCGATAAACTAGCAGAGATACCCATAATGGGCTTCAACCCATACAAAGGAACCCCAATGGAAAACCACCCACCCTGCCCACTAGAAGATCAAATGAAAACCATAGCAATAACAAGAATCCTATACCCAAACCTAAGAATAACAGTACCAGCACCAACCATAGGCCCCGAAAACGTGAAATACTCCCTCATGGCCGGCGCGGACAACATAGCAACCATAATACCCGAAGAGTACCCCCTAAAGGTTAAAGGAGTTGGATCCCCACAAGTCGGGAACCTAAATAAAATACTCAAAATCATGAAAGAAATGGGACTGAAAGCCGAATATAAAAAACAAGCACTACCCATACCATGGTGA
- a CDS encoding Hmd co-occurring protein HcgC codes for MKIENGITPTVKSYFSTYTISDIIKSIGNIKATAITDWLAEKNIKLENILIIGAYLTGAMITNKLKKYNVTVTDKQPHLKCLVNPKITFKNPKSLNDTWDLVIDTTGIGGMKPKKLKTKIFIVENPCSDASDHTIKKFDETQKRIKTAKAPINGILYTSGLNAKTSGTMTLTIEVLRKSLNQILKMDGVLYATSQLRFYERILFQEKNCEKFKKSIKENALIASSLKKIDCDHPIKENLRRIKSHIKEI; via the coding sequence ATGAAAATAGAAAATGGCATAACACCCACTGTTAAAAGCTACTTTTCCACATATACCATATCAGACATAATAAAAAGTATAGGTAATATCAAAGCAACTGCCATAACAGATTGGCTGGCTGAAAAAAATATTAAACTAGAAAATATTCTTATAATAGGCGCCTATCTCACAGGTGCCATGATAACCAACAAACTCAAAAAATACAATGTCACAGTAACCGACAAGCAACCACACCTTAAATGCCTAGTCAACCCAAAAATCACATTCAAAAATCCTAAGAGTCTCAATGACACATGGGATCTTGTAATAGACACCACAGGCATCGGAGGCATGAAACCAAAAAAACTAAAAACAAAAATTTTCATAGTCGAAAACCCATGCTCAGATGCCAGCGACCATACAATAAAAAAATTCGATGAAACACAAAAAAGGATAAAAACTGCTAAAGCCCCAATAAACGGCATACTATACACCAGCGGGTTAAATGCAAAAACATCAGGTACAATGACCCTAACCATAGAAGTGCTTCGAAAAAGCCTCAACCAAATCCTAAAAATGGATGGTGTGCTCTATGCCACATCACAACTAAGATTCTATGAACGCATCCTATTCCAAGAAAAAAACTGCGAAAAGTTTAAAAAATCCATCAAAGAAAACGCACTAATCGCCTCATCCCTCAAAAAAATAGACTGCGACCATCCAATAAAAGAAAACCTCAGAAGGATAAAATCCCATATAAAAGAGATATGA
- a CDS encoding putative GTP cyclohydrolase 1 type 2, with translation MKLSKFIKLIEKRIPPHLAIKGDKIGLITPTKDTRVEKILLLMDYINTKQIPYKDYDMLILHHPPQIKPPLPTYIIHSNWDIIKGGACDALADKLGLKTIDTIDKGIGRICQTNTKLEILIEDICRKLKTDNLRIVNFKRNLKIDKIAIVSGFGLNPAMIKKVHKKGVKVYLSGDLTHKGSILAKNLNLTLIDAGHHTTELPGLYRLGELLSKIGVKVKVIDTKTPWETIKWMP, from the coding sequence ATGAAACTCTCAAAATTCATAAAACTCATAGAAAAAAGAATACCACCACACCTAGCCATTAAAGGAGACAAAATAGGCCTAATAACACCAACAAAGGATACCAGAGTAGAAAAGATCCTCCTACTCATGGATTACATTAACACAAAACAGATACCCTACAAAGACTATGACATGCTCATACTACACCACCCCCCACAAATAAAACCTCCACTACCAACATACATCATACACTCAAACTGGGATATCATCAAAGGCGGGGCCTGCGACGCCCTAGCCGACAAACTAGGACTAAAAACCATAGACACAATAGACAAAGGCATAGGAAGAATATGCCAAACAAATACTAAACTCGAGATTCTCATCGAGGACATCTGCAGAAAACTCAAAACAGACAACCTAAGGATAGTTAATTTCAAAAGAAACCTCAAAATCGACAAGATAGCTATAGTATCAGGTTTCGGTTTAAACCCGGCCATGATAAAAAAAGTCCACAAAAAAGGGGTTAAAGTTTACCTTTCAGGAGACCTCACCCACAAGGGCAGCATACTCGCAAAAAACCTCAACCTAACATTAATAGATGCCGGACACCACACAACAGAACTCCCAGGCCTATACCGGCTAGGTGAACTCCTCTCCAAGATAGGAGTTAAAGTTAAAGTAATCGACACAAAAACCCCATGGGAGACAATAAAATGGATGCCATAG
- a CDS encoding ABC transporter, ATPase component: protein MLLEITDLAVEVDGKEVLEDIDLYIDKGETHVLLGPNGSGKSTLFMTILGFPKYEVKRGEIIFKGEDITNLPTTERVRMGIGVSFQNPPPIRGVKLIDLLKIENGQTVEEELNPKIMDIAKKMKFDEKFLERDVNMGFSGGEVKRSEILQLLAQKPDFIMFDEPDSGVDIENVELLAEEINTLLEKDKKPGQRQKSGLLITHLGYILNFVKADIAHVLLDGKIACTGNPTEILDDIRTEGFKGCVKCCQTQ from the coding sequence ATGCTTCTTGAAATCACGGACTTAGCAGTTGAAGTGGATGGGAAAGAAGTTCTCGAGGACATAGACCTCTACATAGACAAGGGAGAAACTCACGTTCTCTTAGGACCAAACGGATCTGGTAAGAGCACGCTTTTCATGACAATCCTAGGCTTCCCAAAATATGAGGTTAAAAGGGGTGAAATAATCTTTAAGGGTGAGGACATCACAAACCTGCCCACAACAGAAAGGGTTAGGATGGGTATAGGTGTAAGCTTCCAGAACCCCCCGCCAATACGCGGCGTTAAACTAATCGACCTTTTAAAGATAGAAAACGGACAGACAGTCGAAGAAGAATTAAACCCCAAGATAATGGATATAGCTAAGAAAATGAAATTTGATGAAAAATTCCTTGAAAGGGATGTTAACATGGGCTTTTCTGGTGGAGAAGTTAAAAGATCAGAAATACTGCAACTACTAGCCCAGAAACCCGACTTTATAATGTTCGACGAACCAGACAGTGGAGTTGACATCGAAAACGTAGAACTACTCGCAGAAGAAATCAACACTCTCCTAGAGAAGGATAAAAAACCAGGCCAAAGACAAAAGTCAGGGCTTCTAATCACACACTTAGGATACATATTAAACTTCGTGAAAGCTGATATAGCCCACGTCCTATTAGATGGTAAGATAGCTTGCACAGGAAACCCCACCGAGATATTAGATGATATAAGAACAGAAGGATTCAAAGGGTGTGTTAAATGTTGCCAGACGCAATAA